In the Molothrus ater isolate BHLD 08-10-18 breed brown headed cowbird chromosome 30, BPBGC_Mater_1.1, whole genome shotgun sequence genome, AATCCTGTTCCTAATACAAGTCCTGCTTCCAGCCCTGTTCCAACAGCtagtcccattcccagtgccattcTCAGTCCCGTTCCCATTTCAAGTCCTGTTCCCATTCTGAGTCCCCTTCCCAATCTTATACTCTGAACAGGACTGGgagtggcactggggctgggaatgagaGTAAGTCCCAGTTGCAGTCCCATTCTCATTTCCAGTCTCGTTCCCCATCTTGTTTCCATTTCCAGTCCTATTTGCAGTCCCACTTCCAGCCCCAttctcattcccattccccattctGTTTGCAGTTCCGGTGccagtcccattcccattctGTTTCCTGGTTccagtcccagtcccattcccagtcttgtttccattcccagtcccactCTCAACATCATTCCCAGCCTATTCCCCCTCCAGTCCcgttcccagtccctcccagtcaTTCCCAGCACTTTCCCAGGTGTGTGACTGGAAGGAGCCGCAGGAGCTCCGGGACCTGCTGGATCTGGAGCTGCGGAGCGACGGGGAGGGGCGGGAGCGGCTCCTGCAGCGCTGCCGGGACGTGCTGCGCTTCAGCGTCCGCACTGGTGCGCTCCCAGTACACACCAGTGCACACCAGtacagccccagggcaggcccagtgcctcccagttTAGCTCTGCACAAACTCCATTTGGCACGGCAGCTCTCACTTCAGCCCAGCAGTTCCCAGTGTGGCCCTGGTGCCTCCAGTGTCCAACACTGTGGCCCCTGCCACGTTCCCCTCCATGAACCCCTGATCTTCTGTGTCTCGCTTGACTGCCCccgtgcccccccccccccatttccccctgcATCCACTCCCTGACCCTCCCCATGTGCCCCCAACTCCCCCATGTTCCATCTGTTCCTTCCCTACCCGACCCTCGATCCTTCATGTCCCCCCATCCTCCATGTCCCTCTTGTGTCCCCCCTGATTCCCCTATATCCCCCCTGCCCcctcattttcccatttcctcacACCCCCTCATTCTGCCCTCCATGTCCTCCTCCTGTCTCCCCAGTCTCCTTATGACCCTGCTATGACTCCTCTGAACCTCCCAGGTCCTTCCCTTATCTTCCCGTGTTCCACCCCCCACGTGCCATCCCAAACTCTCTCATGGTCCCCCCCATTTCTCCCTATCCCCTCCCATATCTCTCTCTgttcccccctctccccccccccaTGTCCTCCCCTGACCACCCTCTGTCCCCAACATGTTCCCCCAGGTCACCCCCGCTTCTTCAACCAGCTTTTCTCAGGGCTGGACCACCACGCCCTGGCTGGCCGGTTCCTCACCGAGACCCTCAACACGAGCCCGTGAGCCCCCGACACTCCCAAAGAGGGGCTGGCGGGTGGGGAGACCCCTCAAAAACCTGCTGTGACCCTCCCCTCCCCCAGATCCACCTGCAaggagctcctggtgctgatggAGTGGGGGGAGGATTTTGGGCTGCTCAAGTTTGGagggagggttttggggggattgaGGAGCCCAAATGAGGAAGTACCTGCCAAAACCCTTTGCTGACTCCCCTGATCTGGCCCCCAGTGTTGGTGCTGATGGAgggggggttctggggggagggttttggggtgctgaggcTCTGGGGAAAGTTGTTTGGGGTTCTGAGGTTTCAGGGGGAGGGGAACCCCCCAACTCCTGCTGGGCCCTTCCAGGTACACATACGAAGTGGCCCCAGTGCTGGTGCTGATGGAAGAGCAGGTCCTGGCCAAGCTCCGGGAGCTTGTGGGGTGGAGCAGCGGCGACGGGATCTTCGCTCCCGGTATCCCAGACCCTTCCCGAGGGGTATCCCTGTCCCCCTCTGCCCCTGGCAGCCTGTCCATGGTGCCCTGGGGGTGAAACAGAggtccctgtcctgggcaggtGGCTCTATGTCCAACATGTTGGCCATGAATGTGGCGCGATTCCGGCGTTTCCCGGAGAGCCGGAGCAGAGGGAACTGGGACCTGCCTCGCCTGGGCCTGTTTGCATCCCAGGAGGTGGGAGTGGGGGCTCGAGGTTACCCCAAAACCTAATCCTCAGAGTAATCCCAATTCTAATCCATGGGGTCATTCCAAACCTTATTCCTGGGGTCACCCCAAAACCTGATCCCTGGGGTCATCCAAAACCTGATTCCTGGACTCATCCCAAATGTGGCCCCCTGAGGTCACACTGAACCCGATCCTCTGGGTCACTCCAAATCTGATCCCTGGGATCCCCACAAAACATGATCCAGGGGGTCACATGGAGTCATCCCAAAACCTGATCCTGCTGTTGCCCCAAAGCTGATCCTTGGAGGTTGCCCTAAACCTGATCCATGGGGTCACCCCAAAACCTGGTCACAGGTTACCCCAAAACCTGGCCCGTGGGGTCAACCCAAGTCTGATCCCTGAGATTACCCAAAATCTGGGGTTACCCCAAGTCTGGTCCCTGAGGTGCCTCCAGATCTGGTTCCTGGGGTCCCCCCAATCCCAGTCCTGTTTTCCTGCCCAGAGCCATTACTCCATCCTAaaaggagctgctctcctgggaattgGCACGGACAATGTTCACCTGGTGCGGACAGATGAGAGGTAAGTGCTGGGAGGTCCCGAGGGACCCCAGGTTAGGGGATTCCTGCATGTATCCATCCCTATCCCTTCCTTTCAGGGGGAAGATGATCCCggaagagctggagaaggagatcCAGAGGGTGAAAGCTGAGGTCAGGAGAGGCTGCACACCTCAAAGCCCCTCAAACTCCCCAGTGCCTCTGCAGTATCCCCAACGGCCTTCCCAGGGTTCCCAAAGCTCCCTCAAAGTCCGTGTGTCCCCCTCTAAGTCCCCAAAGCCTCTCCAATGTTCTCAAAGCCTTTCCCACGTCCACAAACCACCCTCCATGTCCCGCAATGTCTCCTCAAAcctccccaatgtccccccaaaTAACCTGAATATCCTCCAATGCCCCCCACTGTCTCTTCAACTCTTCAATCCACCAAAGTCCCCTGTCCTCCCCAGACCTCCTGTCCCCCCTTAAAGTCAGTCTCCTGTCTGCCCCAACGTCCTCTGTAGCCCATTTCCTGCACCCCCAATGTCTCCCTGTATCCTCCAGCACCCCCCAGCCTTCCTCCTGAGCCCCCTCAAAGTCCCCACAAATGCCCACTCagggctcagagccccttctttttctgtgcCACCATCCTGGCCACTTTTgactccctgtgctcccctgccCTCTACCCCCTTCCATGCCCCCTGCACCCTCCAAtacccccagacccctccctAATCCTCCCCCAGGGCTCGGAGCCCCTCTTCGTGTGTGCCACGAGTGGCACCACTGTCCTAGGTGCCTTCGACCCGCTGGATGCCATCGCCGACGTCTGTGCCCGCCACGGGCTATGGCTGCATGTGGACGTGAGTTCGGGGGTGCTTGGCTGGCGGGGGGCTCAGGGGTCCCCCTGTGGGTGCTGatcccccttttcctgcaggCAGCATGGGGGGGCAGCGCCCTCCTGTCCCCCCGACTCCGTCATCTCCTTGCCGGCATCCACAGGTGTGTCCCTCCCCCTACCCCTGCAAAAGACTCCCACCCACCCTCTGAGCTTTTGGGGATACCCTTTTTCCCCACAGGGCCCCCCCCAAACTCTGCTGTTCCTCCCCACCAGAGCTGACTCAGTGACCTGGAACCCCCACAAGCTGTTGATGGTGGGGTTGCAGTGCTCGGCATTCCTGCTCCATGACAGCTCCGTAGGTGCCCCCCATCCTGAATTCATGCTCCTAGGATGCCTTCCGGGCCCGCTCATTAATTTTGGtgccccctgctcctcccaggggctcctgcagcGCTGCCATGGTGTGGGGGCCTCTTACCTGTTCCAGCGGGACAAGTTCTACGACGTGTCCCTGGACACAGGGGACAAGAGCCCCCAGTGCGGCCGCCGTGCCGATGGCCTCAAGCTCTGGATCCTCTGGAAAGCCGTGGGGACCCGGGGGCTGGCACAGCGTGTGGAGCGGGCGTTCAGTGCCACTCGGTGAGCCCCAGGATCAGGGGGACCCTCCACCCTCCCAAACTTGGCTTCACCCCTTTGCTCTCCCCAGGTACCTGTTGGAGCAGgtgaagaggagggagggattCCAGCTGGTGATGGAGGTAAGGGTGATAGTGGAATGTAGGATGGGGGATATGGACACCTAAGAGTCCTGGAGGTTGGAATGCCACAGGTTTAAATCATCCTGGAGCTTTAACTCCCTGGGGGTTAATCCCAAAGGTTTGAATCCCCAAAGTTTAAATTCCAGAGTTTTCAATCCCAGAGGCTGAAATCTCAGAGGTTTGAATACACATGGCTGAATTCCTGGCATTCCGAATCCCAATCAGATTCTGAGAATTGGGTGAATGGCCATgatctccttcttcttcctcttcctgcagCCGGAATTTATCAACCTCTGCTTCTGGTTCATCCCACCCAGCCTGCGGGGCCAGGAGAACTCCCCGGAATtctgggacaaactgggaaaGGTGAGCCCAGAATTCCAAATTCCCCCACCACCAACAGCCTtccaaatccccaaaaatcactcaaaaagaaaaacaaaatcctcCTGAAATGGTGTTTCCCCCTAGGTGGCCCCAGCCATCAAGGAAAAGATGATCCGGAGGGGCTCCATGATGGTGGGATACCAACCCCAAGGATCCCACGTCAACTTCTTCCGGCAAATTATCACCAATCCTGCTGTCACCCGCCAGGACCTGGACTTCTTCCTGGATGAGATACAGGAATTGGGATGGGATCTGTGAGcactccccaaaacccctgtgAAAGACCCCAAAACCTTCCCCCCATCCCTGAGGAAGAGGAACAGAGCCTTGATTTCCTCCCCACATCCCAAATTGGAAATGACCCCAAAATTCCACACTTATGGaataaaacagcatttaatGGTCCTGATCTGACAATAATTTGATATAACCCCACCCTCAAAATAGGGTTTGGGGTGTAGGGGGTCCCTTAATTCCCTGGAAGCTCCAGAGGAGGTTGTGGATTCTGGGAACAGCATGTAGTGGCCTTGTGACTCTCCTGACATTCCCACGACTTCTTGAAGCTCCAGAGG is a window encoding:
- the CSAD gene encoding cysteine sulfinic acid decarboxylase, coding for MAEPSGSGDSISLECPGLDTAAGEEFLQEVFQILLEEGVRKSTDVTQKVCDWKEPQELRDLLDLELRSDGEGRERLLQRCRDVLRFSVRTGHPRFFNQLFSGLDHHALAGRFLTETLNTSPYTYEVAPVLVLMEEQVLAKLRELVGWSSGDGIFAPGGSMSNMLAMNVARFRRFPESRSRGNWDLPRLGLFASQESHYSILKGAALLGIGTDNVHLVRTDERGKMIPEELEKEIQRVKAEGSEPLFVCATSGTTVLGAFDPLDAIADVCARHGLWLHVDAAWGGSALLSPRLRHLLAGIHRADSVTWNPHKLLMVGLQCSAFLLHDSSGLLQRCHGVGASYLFQRDKFYDVSLDTGDKSPQCGRRADGLKLWILWKAVGTRGLAQRVERAFSATRYLLEQVKRREGFQLVMEPEFINLCFWFIPPSLRGQENSPEFWDKLGKVAPAIKEKMIRRGSMMVGYQPQGSHVNFFRQIITNPAVTRQDLDFFLDEIQELGWDL